A genome region from Sphingobium sp. WTD-1 includes the following:
- a CDS encoding carboxymuconolactone decarboxylase family protein, producing MNEEAETARIARRHAQILGDVPRIEALSIDEYSADLDPLIRQMIAINQSIDAREADLLTDVTDAQAQGQGDMSAVLARLPEIIRTMMRHPALFARQTDVGVTLLTQGKLSARDRELAILRIAWLCQAPYEWGEHVMIARHAGIGREEVERIVAGSGDLGWNNHDRAILRAAEELHGDAMIGDGTWSMLAARLDEAQLIELTVLIGQYQAVAYYQNSLKLRLHGGNKGLSAR from the coding sequence ATGAACGAAGAGGCCGAAACCGCCCGCATCGCGCGCCGCCATGCCCAGATATTGGGCGATGTCCCTCGCATCGAAGCGCTCAGCATCGACGAATATAGCGCCGATCTCGACCCGCTGATCCGGCAGATGATCGCCATCAACCAGAGCATCGACGCGCGCGAGGCGGACCTGTTGACCGACGTGACCGATGCGCAAGCACAGGGGCAGGGCGACATGTCCGCCGTGCTGGCGCGCCTGCCCGAAATCATCCGCACCATGATGCGCCATCCTGCGCTGTTTGCCCGCCAGACTGATGTCGGGGTTACGCTGCTGACCCAGGGCAAGCTGTCTGCGCGCGACCGGGAACTGGCGATCCTGCGTATCGCCTGGCTCTGTCAGGCACCCTATGAATGGGGCGAGCATGTCATGATCGCGCGCCACGCCGGCATCGGTCGGGAAGAGGTGGAACGGATCGTGGCGGGTTCGGGTGATCTGGGCTGGAACAACCATGACCGGGCGATCCTGCGCGCTGCCGAGGAACTGCATGGCGATGCGATGATCGGCGATGGCACCTGGTCTATGCTGGCGGCGCGGCTGGATGAGGCGCAACTGATCGAGCTGACGGTCCTGATCGGTCAATATCAGGCCGTGGCCTATTATCAGAACAGCCTCAAGCTCCGCCTGCACGGCGGCAACAAGGGGCTGTCCGCCCGATAG
- the cydX gene encoding cytochrome bd-I oxidase subunit CydX → MWYFAWILGVGLAVGFGILNGVWHEFHSEPGDY, encoded by the coding sequence ATGTGGTATTTTGCCTGGATATTGGGCGTCGGCCTGGCTGTCGGCTTCGGCATCCTCAACGGCGTCTGGCACGAGTTCCATTCGGAACCCGGCGACTATTGA
- the cydB gene encoding cytochrome d ubiquinol oxidase subunit II codes for MTIPLDYETLRVIWWLLLGVLLIGFALTDGFDLGSAALLPFAGRTDEERRMIINSVGATWEGNQVWFILGGGAIFAAWPFVYAVSFSGFYLAMFLVLSALILRPVGFKYRSKRPDARWRAGWDWALFVGGLVPALVFGVAVGNVLVGAPFRLDGDLRMFYEGSLLGLFTPFTLLTGLLSVAMLVLHGAGWLSLKTQGPVLQRVRLYGQGAAILSIILFAIGGLFVAWSGMGYRVDGVIDPNGPSNPHLGGAVAAAGAWLDNYAAHPWMLLAPILGFVGPVLALLGIRGQRDTLVFAGSSIANVGIISTVGLSMFPFILPSSIDPGSSLTAWNASSSHGTLFTMLICTVIFLPIVLAYTAWAYKVMFGRVTDREIRLNPDFY; via the coding sequence ATGACCATTCCGCTCGATTATGAAACGCTGCGCGTCATCTGGTGGCTGCTGCTGGGCGTGCTGCTGATCGGCTTCGCCCTTACCGACGGCTTCGACCTGGGATCGGCGGCCTTGCTGCCCTTTGCCGGCCGGACCGACGAGGAACGGCGCATGATCATCAACAGCGTCGGCGCCACCTGGGAAGGGAACCAGGTCTGGTTCATCCTGGGCGGCGGCGCCATCTTTGCCGCCTGGCCCTTCGTCTATGCCGTCAGCTTTTCCGGCTTCTATCTCGCCATGTTCCTGGTGCTGTCGGCGCTGATCCTGCGGCCCGTCGGCTTCAAATATCGCTCGAAGAGGCCGGACGCCCGCTGGCGGGCCGGCTGGGACTGGGCGCTGTTCGTCGGCGGCCTAGTGCCCGCCCTCGTCTTTGGCGTCGCGGTCGGCAATGTGCTGGTCGGCGCGCCCTTCCGCCTCGATGGCGACCTGCGCATGTTCTATGAAGGATCGCTGCTGGGCCTGTTCACGCCCTTCACCCTGCTGACCGGCCTGCTGTCGGTCGCGATGCTGGTGCTGCATGGCGCCGGCTGGCTCAGCCTCAAGACGCAGGGGCCGGTGCTGCAGCGCGTGCGCCTTTATGGTCAGGGCGCGGCGATCCTGTCGATCATCCTGTTCGCCATCGGCGGGCTGTTCGTCGCCTGGAGCGGCATGGGCTATCGCGTCGATGGCGTGATCGATCCCAATGGCCCGTCCAACCCACATCTGGGCGGCGCGGTCGCGGCGGCGGGCGCCTGGCTCGACAATTATGCGGCGCATCCCTGGATGCTGCTGGCGCCGATCCTGGGCTTTGTGGGGCCAGTGCTGGCATTGCTGGGCATTCGTGGCCAGCGCGACACGCTGGTCTTTGCCGGCTCGTCGATCGCCAATGTCGGCATCATCAGCACCGTCGGCCTGTCGATGTTCCCCTTCATCCTGCCCAGCTCGATCGATCCGGGGTCCAGCCTGACCGCCTGGAATGCCTCGTCCAGCCACGGCACCTTGTTCACCATGCTGATCTGCACCGTCATCTTCCTGCCGATCGTGCTGGCCTACACGGCCTGGGCCTACAAGGTGATGTTCGGCCGGGTGACCGACCGGGAAATCCGCCTCAACCCCGACTTTTACTAA
- a CDS encoding cytochrome ubiquinol oxidase subunit I yields the protein MISMAVVELSRLQFALTALYHFLFVPLTLGLSFMLVIMESVYVMTDRPIWRDITRFWGKLFGINFVLGVATGLTMEFEFGTNWAYYSHYVGDIFGAPLAIEGLMAFFLEATFVGLMFFGWDRLSKRGHLLTTFMVALGSNLSALWILVANGWMQHPTGATFNPQTMRMEVTDFMAVIFNPVAQAKFVHTVSAGYVCASVFVLGVSAYYLLKGKHIAIAKRSFTVAAAFGLAASLSVVVLGDESGYALTENQKMKLAAIEGMWQTEPAPAGLTLFGLPSNSGRETTHEIKVPYVLGLISTRSLTGEVTGINQLVDTAKVRIAAGIIAYDAVETLKVDRNDLVAREAFERNKADLGYALLLKRFIADPRQADAATIEKAAWSTVPNVPAIFWMFRIMAGLGFAFIAFFATAFAFSSMRRFDARWFLKLALFMMPMPWIAIEVGWAVAEIGRQPWAVDGVLPTFLAASSLTVPQLWTTIIGFTLLYGILAVIEVKLMLATIAKGPERYVPWRPDSPAEPAPDFRAVPAE from the coding sequence ATGATAAGCATGGCCGTCGTTGAATTATCCAGGCTGCAATTCGCACTCACAGCTTTATACCATTTCCTGTTCGTGCCCCTGACGCTGGGCCTTTCCTTCATGCTCGTCATCATGGAAAGCGTCTATGTCATGACGGACCGCCCGATCTGGCGGGATATCACCCGCTTCTGGGGCAAGCTGTTCGGGATCAACTTCGTCCTTGGCGTGGCCACCGGCCTCACCATGGAGTTCGAATTTGGCACCAACTGGGCCTATTATTCGCACTATGTCGGCGACATATTCGGCGCGCCGCTGGCGATCGAGGGCCTGATGGCCTTCTTCCTGGAGGCGACCTTCGTCGGCCTCATGTTCTTCGGCTGGGATCGCCTGTCGAAGCGCGGCCATCTGCTCACCACCTTCATGGTGGCGCTGGGGTCGAACCTGTCGGCGCTGTGGATTCTGGTCGCCAATGGCTGGATGCAGCATCCCACCGGCGCGACCTTCAACCCGCAGACGATGCGGATGGAAGTGACCGACTTCATGGCGGTGATCTTCAATCCGGTCGCCCAGGCGAAGTTCGTCCACACCGTCAGCGCCGGTTATGTCTGCGCCAGCGTCTTCGTGCTGGGCGTGTCGGCTTATTATCTGCTCAAGGGCAAGCATATCGCCATCGCCAAGCGCTCCTTCACCGTCGCCGCCGCCTTCGGCCTTGCCGCGTCGCTGTCGGTCGTCGTGCTGGGTGACGAGAGCGGTTATGCGCTGACCGAGAACCAGAAGATGAAGCTCGCCGCGATCGAGGGCATGTGGCAGACCGAGCCTGCACCGGCCGGCCTGACCCTGTTCGGCCTGCCGTCCAACAGCGGGCGCGAAACCACGCATGAGATCAAGGTGCCTTATGTGCTGGGCCTCATCTCCACCCGCAGCCTGACCGGCGAAGTCACCGGCATCAACCAGCTGGTCGACACCGCCAAGGTGCGGATCGCCGCCGGCATCATCGCCTATGATGCGGTCGAGACGCTGAAGGTCGATCGCAATGATCTGGTCGCGCGCGAGGCGTTCGAGCGCAACAAGGCGGATCTGGGCTATGCCCTGCTGCTGAAGCGCTTCATCGCCGATCCGCGTCAGGCCGATGCCGCGACGATCGAGAAGGCGGCCTGGAGCACCGTGCCCAATGTGCCGGCGATCTTCTGGATGTTCCGCATCATGGCGGGGCTGGGCTTTGCCTTCATCGCCTTCTTCGCGACCGCCTTTGCCTTCTCGTCGATGCGGCGGTTCGATGCGCGCTGGTTCCTGAAACTGGCTCTGTTCATGATGCCGATGCCCTGGATCGCGATCGAGGTCGGTTGGGCCGTGGCGGAAATCGGGCGCCAGCCCTGGGCGGTGGACGGCGTGCTGCCGACCTTCCTCGCCGCCTCCAGCCTGACGGTGCCACAATTGTGGACCACCATCATCGGCTTCACCCTGCTTTACGGTATCCTGGCGGTGATCGAGGTGAAGCTGATGCTCGCCACCATCGCCAAGGGGCCGGAACGCTATGTCCCCTGGCGGCCTGACAGCCCCGCCGAGCCGGCGCCCGATTTCCGCGCCGTGCCCGCCGAATGA
- a CDS encoding ATP-binding cassette domain-containing protein, which yields MGWVIDIIGAALFAAGLAQGVSALADGAAIGWLSPLLLLAGGLVRAAGLMLAHVQAIRSAQRIVAARRSKLLPRLLGGRLAQPLLAGENATLAIDHLAAIEAHGARFLPIRKAAVLGPLLVAAIVATASWVCAAIMLATLIPFAFGMVLAGTAARAAAERQLAALAELSGLFVDRLRALPLIRHHGAQARISRQVAGAAQEVATRTGAVLRVAFLSGAVLEFFAALSVALVAVYCGFALLGLLPFPAPEALDLRAALFALALAPEFYLPMRRLAAAYHDKQMGEAADKAIAAALPDVEAALHPASPPFDGLHIKDLRIGIGSGIGPVSLTLKPHDLIALTGPTGSGKTSMLAAIAGQIDPASGELTPIDPARIAWAAQRPLLLPGSLADNIALARPDADRAEIAQVAARVGLTPMLAARPEGLDLAIDHQGAGLSGGERRRIGLARAILSERPVLLCDEPTADLDAESAADIIALLVALSAERAILVATHDHRLTAAARMEVML from the coding sequence ATGGGTTGGGTCATCGACATCATCGGCGCCGCTCTTTTCGCGGCGGGACTGGCGCAGGGCGTCAGTGCGCTGGCCGATGGTGCCGCGATCGGCTGGCTGTCGCCGCTGCTGCTCTTGGCCGGCGGGCTGGTGCGTGCGGCCGGGCTGATGCTGGCCCATGTCCAGGCGATCCGGTCAGCCCAGCGCATCGTCGCCGCGCGGCGATCGAAACTGCTGCCCCGGCTGCTCGGCGGACGGCTGGCCCAACCGTTGCTGGCGGGCGAGAATGCGACGCTGGCGATCGACCATCTCGCCGCGATCGAGGCGCATGGCGCCCGCTTCCTGCCGATCCGCAAGGCGGCGGTGCTGGGACCGCTGCTGGTCGCTGCGATCGTCGCGACCGCAAGCTGGGTTTGCGCCGCGATCATGCTGGCGACCCTGATCCCCTTCGCTTTCGGCATGGTGCTGGCGGGCACGGCGGCGCGCGCGGCGGCGGAGCGGCAACTGGCGGCGCTGGCCGAATTGTCGGGCCTGTTCGTCGACCGGCTGCGCGCGCTGCCGCTGATCCGTCACCATGGCGCGCAGGCACGGATCAGCCGGCAGGTGGCGGGCGCCGCGCAGGAGGTGGCGACCCGCACCGGCGCGGTGCTGCGCGTCGCCTTCCTGTCGGGCGCGGTGCTGGAATTTTTCGCGGCGCTCTCGGTGGCGCTGGTCGCGGTCTATTGCGGTTTTGCGCTGCTTGGCCTGCTACCCTTCCCCGCGCCCGAAGCGCTCGACCTGCGCGCCGCGCTGTTCGCGCTGGCGCTGGCGCCGGAATTCTACCTGCCGATGCGCCGCTTGGCCGCGGCCTATCATGACAAACAGATGGGCGAAGCGGCGGACAAGGCAATCGCTGCCGCCCTGCCGGACGTGGAGGCCGCGCTCCATCCGGCCAGCCCTCCGTTCGATGGCCTCCATATCAAGGATTTACGGATCGGCATCGGCTCAGGGATCGGCCCGGTCAGCCTGACGCTCAAGCCGCATGACCTGATCGCCCTCACTGGTCCCACCGGCAGCGGCAAGACCAGCATGCTCGCCGCGATCGCCGGACAGATTGACCCGGCCTCGGGCGAACTGACTCCGATCGATCCCGCGCGCATCGCCTGGGCGGCCCAGCGGCCGCTGCTGCTGCCCGGCAGCCTGGCCGACAATATCGCCCTCGCCCGCCCCGATGCAGACCGAGCGGAGATCGCACAGGTCGCCGCGCGTGTCGGCTTGACGCCCATGCTGGCCGCGCGGCCCGAAGGGCTGGACCTTGCCATCGATCATCAGGGGGCGGGCCTGTCGGGCGGCGAACGGCGGCGTATCGGCCTTGCCCGTGCGATCCTGTCGGAGCGGCCGGTCCTGCTGTGCGACGAACCCACCGCCGATCTGGATGCGGAGAGCGCCGCCGACATCATCGCCCTGCTGGTCGCCTTGTCGGCCGAGCGGGCGATCCTGGTCGCCACCCACGATCATCGCCTGACCGCCGCCGCGCGGATGGAGGTGATGCTGTGA
- a CDS encoding ATP-binding cassette domain-containing protein encodes MNPIRIALDKAADSAMLLRRATLCAVIAALAGIALLALAGWFLTAAAMAGAAGTVAVQAFNYLVPSAAIRLLAILRTVSRYGERLWSHRAALEAMGGLRASLFARLAAQDSRTALPLSSGDAAARLTGDIDALEDLVVRRPSRIAGLMAALAGVMLAASGGWLSALLLAVMLAALPPLLRVLARRLTEVPAQQAADALGALRARYVELASARAEIAAYGLGDRVMAELAPLTRQLDQARARLFIGEGVQAALLAAYSALAVMLVLLGANAPAPQVALALLASAGAVEAMAGLSRTAFRQASVDAGLARLAALDALPLDDAPAPSAATPQAIRLGGVELRPGARVAVTGRSGSGKSLLAEGLAGLRPVTADVALGGHPLAACCGAELRDQFALSPQDAPMLAGSIADNLRLARPGIDEADMPDALHVACLDQRIASLPGGIDYRLGEAGGTLSGGERKRLSLARALLTGRPWLLLDEPTEGLDAATEALLVSRLRIWLDRTGTGLILISHRPAPLTLTDRQVPVSAIAPLPGQGLPGVASAA; translated from the coding sequence GTGAACCCGATCCGGATCGCGCTCGACAAGGCGGCGGACTCCGCCATGCTGCTGCGCCGGGCGACGCTTTGCGCCGTCATCGCGGCGCTCGCCGGCATCGCCCTGCTGGCGCTGGCCGGCTGGTTCCTGACCGCCGCCGCCATGGCCGGTGCGGCCGGCACGGTCGCCGTGCAGGCGTTCAATTATCTGGTGCCCAGCGCCGCGATCCGGTTGCTCGCCATATTGCGGACCGTCTCGCGCTATGGCGAGCGGCTCTGGTCGCACCGCGCCGCGCTCGAAGCCATGGGCGGCCTGCGCGCCAGCCTGTTCGCGCGCCTTGCCGCGCAGGACAGCCGCACCGCCCTGCCCTTGTCCAGCGGCGACGCCGCCGCGCGCCTGACCGGCGACATCGACGCGCTGGAAGATCTGGTCGTGCGCCGTCCCAGCCGGATCGCCGGATTGATGGCGGCGCTGGCCGGCGTAATGCTGGCGGCAAGCGGCGGCTGGCTGTCAGCCCTGCTGCTGGCGGTCATGCTCGCCGCCTTGCCGCCCCTGCTGCGCGTCCTTGCCCGGCGCCTGACCGAAGTCCCCGCGCAGCAGGCCGCCGACGCGCTCGGCGCGCTGCGCGCCCGCTATGTCGAACTGGCGAGCGCCCGCGCGGAAATCGCGGCCTATGGGTTGGGAGATCGCGTGATGGCCGAATTGGCACCGCTTACGCGCCAGCTCGATCAGGCCCGCGCCCGCCTGTTCATCGGCGAAGGCGTGCAGGCCGCCCTGCTCGCGGCCTATAGCGCGCTGGCGGTCATGCTGGTGCTGCTCGGCGCCAATGCCCCCGCGCCGCAGGTCGCGCTCGCCTTGCTGGCCAGCGCCGGCGCGGTAGAGGCGATGGCCGGGCTGTCACGCACCGCCTTCCGCCAGGCCAGCGTCGATGCCGGCCTTGCCCGGCTGGCCGCGCTTGATGCACTGCCGCTGGACGATGCGCCTGCGCCATCCGCCGCGACGCCCCAAGCCATCCGATTGGGCGGCGTCGAATTGCGCCCCGGTGCGCGGGTCGCCGTCACCGGCCGCTCCGGTTCGGGCAAGAGCCTGCTTGCGGAGGGGCTGGCCGGGCTGCGTCCGGTCACGGCCGATGTCGCGCTTGGCGGCCATCCGCTGGCAGCCTGCTGCGGGGCGGAGCTACGCGACCAGTTCGCCCTCTCGCCCCAGGATGCGCCGATGCTGGCCGGCAGCATCGCCGACAATCTACGCCTCGCCCGGCCCGGCATCGATGAGGCCGATATGCCGGATGCGCTGCATGTCGCCTGCCTCGACCAGCGCATCGCCAGCCTGCCCGGCGGCATCGACTATCGACTGGGCGAAGCCGGCGGTACGTTGTCGGGCGGCGAGCGCAAGCGGCTGTCGCTGGCACGCGCGCTGCTGACCGGCCGTCCCTGGCTGTTGCTGGATGAGCCGACCGAGGGGCTGGACGCCGCGACCGAGGCGCTTCTGGTCAGCCGGCTGCGCATCTGGCTCGACCGGACCGGCACCGGCCTGATCCTGATTTCGCACCGCCCGGCGCCACTCACGCTGACCGACCGACAGGTGCCGGTGTCGGCCATCGCCCCCCTGCCGGGCCAGGGTCTACCCGGAGTGGCAAGCGCGGCGTGA
- a CDS encoding universal stress protein: MFVPPTILIATDLTARSDRAFDRAVELAIDLGGTLLVAHALDKGDAAQVARASDRAKRVIAKLTEGVAAPVEPVLIQGRAPETIAELGKERGSAVIVVGPARHNHVSDFILGTAVDYLVRRSPVPVLVVKERPRHPYRRILIATDFSDCSLHAVQMTAMLFPKARLDLVHVYDGGFPSRLDPDQTLAFARSEAERESAEFAARPELAGQARPFQVELTEGRAGEVLPPLIAQRDVDLLVLGAHGRSGFVHALIGSRASELLEGAPCDVLMVRS, encoded by the coding sequence ATGTTCGTGCCGCCAACCATCCTCATCGCCACCGATCTGACCGCCCGCAGCGACCGGGCCTTTGACCGGGCCGTCGAACTGGCGATCGACCTGGGCGGCACGCTACTCGTCGCCCATGCACTGGACAAGGGCGATGCCGCCCAGGTCGCTCGCGCCTCCGATCGTGCCAAACGGGTCATCGCGAAGCTGACCGAGGGCGTCGCCGCGCCGGTCGAACCGGTGCTGATCCAGGGTCGTGCGCCCGAAACCATCGCGGAACTGGGCAAGGAGCGGGGCAGCGCGGTGATCGTCGTCGGCCCGGCCCGCCACAATCATGTCAGCGACTTCATCCTGGGCACGGCGGTCGACTATCTGGTCCGGCGTTCGCCCGTGCCGGTGCTGGTGGTCAAGGAACGCCCACGCCATCCCTATCGGCGCATCCTGATCGCGACCGACTTTTCCGACTGTTCGCTCCACGCCGTGCAGATGACGGCCATGCTGTTTCCCAAGGCGCGGCTCGATCTGGTCCATGTCTATGATGGCGGCTTCCCGTCCCGCCTCGATCCCGACCAGACCTTGGCCTTCGCCCGGTCTGAAGCGGAACGGGAAAGCGCCGAATTTGCTGCGCGTCCGGAACTGGCCGGCCAAGCCCGCCCGTTCCAGGTCGAACTGACCGAGGGTCGCGCCGGCGAGGTGCTGCCGCCCCTGATCGCGCAGCGCGATGTCGACCTGCTGGTGCTGGGCGCCCATGGTCGCAGCGGCTTTGTCCATGCGCTGATCGGCAGCCGCGCCTCCGAATTGCTCGAAGGCGCGCCCTGCGATGTGTTGATGGTTCGGAGTTAG
- a CDS encoding acyl-CoA dehydrogenase C-terminal domain-containing protein, with protein sequence MYSYVPPIDDYRFLLREVLGFDQAMAELNKDVDADLAVTVLDEAGRMCAERLAPLNREGDEHGSQLIDGAVRTPPGFAQAYRDFADAGWAALSADPDHGGQGLPFILQLWLDEMLSAANLSFGLFPGLTRGACEAIAAHASEELKATYLSRMVSGEWTGAMALTESSAGTDLALLKTKAEPQGDGRYAVTGTKIFISSGDHDFGGNIVHLVLARLPDAPAGVKGISLFLVPKFLPGADGAFDQRNNMSVGALEKKMGIHAQPTCVMNYDGATGWLVGEAHRGLAAMFTMMNAERLMVGIQGLGIAGAAYQQAAGYAKERLQGRSADNQRAPVAIIEHADVRRMLLNIRSFVEAGRALAGWTALQHDRSQHHADAGERARADALVALLTPVVKASFTDFGFESAVQAQQVFGGHGYIREWGMEQYVRDARIAQIYEGTNGVQAADLVGRKLPMAGGVVVEGYFALIAADVEAAGGSVIARSTCTALEALRTATAALQGADTDAAGAAAVDYLRLFALVSMGWMWTRMAQAAVQGDSPLHQAKLKLADYFALRVLPQAQGLAATIAAGEASIMALEIDAF encoded by the coding sequence ATGTACAGCTATGTTCCGCCGATCGATGATTATCGCTTCCTGCTGCGCGAGGTGCTGGGCTTCGACCAGGCGATGGCGGAGCTGAACAAGGATGTCGACGCCGACCTGGCCGTGACCGTGCTGGACGAGGCCGGGCGCATGTGCGCCGAGCGCCTGGCGCCGCTCAACCGCGAAGGCGACGAGCATGGCAGCCAGTTGATCGACGGCGCGGTGCGGACGCCGCCCGGCTTTGCCCAGGCCTATCGCGACTTTGCCGATGCCGGCTGGGCGGCGCTGTCGGCCGATCCCGACCATGGCGGGCAGGGGCTGCCCTTCATCCTGCAACTGTGGCTGGACGAGATGCTGTCCGCCGCCAACCTGTCCTTCGGCCTGTTCCCCGGCCTGACCCGTGGCGCGTGCGAGGCGATCGCCGCCCATGCCAGCGAAGAGCTCAAGGCGACCTATTTGTCGCGCATGGTGAGCGGCGAATGGACCGGCGCGATGGCGCTGACCGAAAGCAGTGCCGGCACCGACCTTGCCCTGTTGAAGACCAAGGCCGAGCCGCAGGGCGATGGCCGCTATGCGGTGACCGGCACGAAGATCTTCATCTCCTCGGGCGACCATGATTTTGGCGGCAATATCGTCCATCTGGTGCTGGCGCGCCTGCCCGATGCACCGGCCGGGGTGAAGGGGATCAGCCTGTTCCTGGTGCCCAAATTCCTGCCGGGCGCGGACGGTGCCTTCGACCAGCGCAACAACATGTCGGTCGGCGCGCTGGAAAAGAAGATGGGCATCCATGCCCAGCCCACCTGCGTCATGAATTATGACGGTGCGACCGGCTGGCTGGTGGGCGAGGCGCATCGCGGCCTGGCCGCCATGTTCACGATGATGAATGCCGAGCGGCTGATGGTCGGCATCCAGGGGCTGGGCATCGCCGGCGCCGCCTATCAGCAGGCAGCGGGCTATGCCAAGGAACGGTTGCAGGGTCGCAGCGCGGATAATCAGCGCGCGCCGGTGGCGATCATCGAACATGCCGATGTTCGCCGTATGCTGCTCAATATCCGCAGCTTCGTGGAGGCCGGGCGCGCTCTGGCGGGCTGGACCGCGTTGCAGCATGACCGGTCGCAGCATCATGCCGATGCCGGAGAACGCGCCAGGGCCGACGCGCTGGTGGCGCTGCTGACCCCGGTGGTGAAGGCGTCCTTCACCGATTTCGGCTTCGAAAGCGCGGTGCAGGCGCAGCAGGTCTTCGGCGGCCATGGCTACATCCGCGAATGGGGCATGGAACAATATGTGCGCGATGCGCGCATCGCCCAGATCTATGAAGGCACCAATGGCGTGCAGGCGGCAGACCTGGTCGGGCGCAAGCTGCCGATGGCGGGCGGCGTAGTGGTCGAGGGCTATTTTGCCCTGATCGCAGCCGATGTGGAAGCGGCCGGCGGCAGCGTGATCGCACGCAGCACCTGCACGGCGCTTGAGGCGCTGCGCACGGCGACGGCGGCCCTGCAGGGCGCGGACACGGATGCAGCCGGGGCGGCGGCGGTCGATTATCTGCGCCTGTTCGCGCTGGTGTCGATGGGCTGGATGTGGACCCGGATGGCGCAGGCCGCCGTGCAGGGCGATAGCCCGCTGCATCAGGCGAAGCTGAAGCTGGCCGACTATTTCGCGCTGCGTGTCCTGCCGCAGGCGCAGGGCCTGGCCGCCACGATCGCCGCCGGTGAAGCGTCGATCATGGCGTTGGAGATCGACGCTTTCTAA
- a CDS encoding TetR/AcrR family transcriptional regulator, with protein sequence MTIGDAAPAGGRDEGSGRRRQILEIAAQLFARKGYRGTSMRDIGEQAGVLGGSLYHHIKSKDALFVELHNGALDAAEARIAAAVAKQADPWARLEAACASLLDIQLAADSLTMPMMNDFRAVPDGVRDQLVARRDRFEQLFRDLVAALPLPADIDRSLYRTLLLSQLNSAADWYRDGRLTRAQIAAQIVAIFRHDRV encoded by the coding sequence ATGACGATCGGGGATGCCGCACCGGCGGGCGGGCGCGACGAAGGGTCGGGTCGCCGCCGCCAGATATTGGAAATCGCCGCGCAGTTGTTTGCGCGCAAGGGCTATCGCGGCACGTCGATGCGCGACATTGGCGAACAGGCCGGGGTGCTGGGCGGATCGCTCTACCATCATATCAAGTCGAAGGACGCGCTGTTCGTCGAACTGCATAATGGCGCGTTGGATGCGGCCGAGGCGCGGATCGCAGCGGCGGTCGCGAAACAGGCCGATCCCTGGGCGCGGTTGGAGGCGGCCTGCGCCAGCCTGCTGGATATCCAGTTGGCGGCGGATTCGCTGACCATGCCGATGATGAATGATTTCCGCGCCGTGCCGGATGGCGTGCGCGATCAGCTTGTCGCGCGCCGCGACCGGTTCGAGCAATTGTTCCGGGATCTGGTGGCGGCGCTGCCGCTGCCAGCCGACATTGACCGTTCGCTCTATCGCACGTTGCTGCTCAGCCAGCTCAATTCGGCAGCCGACTGGTATCGCGATGGCCGGCTGACGCGGGCGCAGATCGCCGCGCAGATCGTCGCCATTTTTCGCCACGATCGGGTATAG